One part of the Chthoniobacterales bacterium genome encodes these proteins:
- a CDS encoding glycosyltransferase: MRVLITNNTLHVRGGAESFMRDLAGDLQNCGHSVMVYSADPQDADHFRGIDVIQSVDDLENLPEPPDIIHAQHHMDAMTALTALPNIPAIYHCHGAVWRESVPKHPRIHHYLAMSRTLRERMMIEYNLTPDSVDVFLNGVDPRRFCQVRKLPQRPRRGLFYNKFSHRNSPNALAVESAAAAMGIELDWIGRNFERMIGDPENILPNYDVVFASGRSAIEALACGCAVVVLGRTSCGEMVTPANFDRYRQVNFSIAVNSPPPSVEEISRQLLHFSPARCKLVTERIRIEADSRDAVRTLTALYERVIERHRTTKIDVREELLALSHYMRRLVPIVRITDELQNGVHSTRTSAVHQLLTQMEMVKHRLTL, translated from the coding sequence ATGCGGGTGCTCATTACTAACAACACCCTGCACGTGCGCGGCGGCGCGGAATCCTTCATGCGCGACCTCGCAGGCGATCTGCAAAACTGCGGCCACAGCGTGATGGTTTACAGCGCCGATCCGCAGGATGCGGATCATTTCAGAGGCATCGATGTTATCCAATCGGTTGATGATCTGGAGAATCTTCCGGAGCCGCCAGACATCATTCACGCCCAGCACCACATGGATGCAATGACGGCGCTCACGGCACTTCCTAACATTCCCGCGATCTACCATTGCCATGGTGCAGTCTGGCGCGAGAGCGTGCCGAAACACCCACGCATCCACCATTATCTGGCCATGTCGCGCACGCTGCGGGAGCGGATGATGATCGAATACAATCTAACTCCCGACAGCGTCGATGTCTTTCTCAATGGCGTCGATCCACGGAGGTTTTGTCAGGTTAGGAAACTTCCACAGCGGCCGCGACGGGGACTTTTCTACAACAAATTTTCTCACCGCAACAGCCCGAACGCGCTGGCGGTCGAGAGCGCCGCCGCCGCAATGGGAATCGAGTTGGATTGGATTGGACGCAATTTCGAAAGGATGATCGGCGACCCGGAAAACATCCTTCCTAACTACGATGTCGTCTTCGCCTCGGGACGCTCCGCCATCGAGGCGCTGGCCTGCGGTTGCGCCGTCGTGGTTCTGGGCCGCACGAGTTGCGGTGAAATGGTGACACCGGCAAACTTCGACCGCTATCGGCAGGTCAATTTCTCCATCGCTGTGAATTCACCACCGCCGTCTGTGGAGGAAATCTCGCGCCAGCTCCTCCACTTTTCTCCAGCGCGCTGCAAACTTGTGACGGAGCGGATACGGATCGAAGCCGACTCACGCGACGCGGTGCGGACTTTGACCGCACTCTACGAGCGCGTGATCGAGCGGCACCGCACGACGAAAATTGACGTGCGCGAGGAACTTCTGGCACTCTCGCACTACATGCGTCGGCTGGTTCCCATTGTTAGGATCACGGATGAACTGCAAAACGGAGTCCACTCCACCAGAACGAGCGCCGTCCATCAGCTTCTAACTCAAATGGAAATGGTCAAACACCGACTAACATTGTGA